The Geotalea uraniireducens Rf4 genome window below encodes:
- a CDS encoding 4Fe-4S dicluster domain-containing protein: MADESSKTSIDLNNLKAGGFIKERGKDLFTVRLRVPGGRMTVPRLKKIAQVAEKFGGEFVHLSVRQSIELININFRDFDAVVAELGEGEQKVASCGARVRVPTACGGCEYNPNGLVDTQRSALEVDEKLFGTPTGHHKFKVGFAGCPFDCPKSATNDVGFQGAIWPELSKEECISCGLCAKSCTEGAIAMGDDGKPVFRADKCIYCGDCVKVCPTEAWKTEKIGYTVRIGGKWGRHPLVGTLFATFVPEERVVEFISEVLAWYKEKADGAGRVRIGDIIIKEGSDSLLSRLRPKFPEYVVAETIAPQVIATQIGT; this comes from the coding sequence ATGGCAGACGAGAGCAGCAAGACGAGTATCGACCTGAATAACCTCAAGGCGGGTGGTTTCATCAAGGAGCGCGGCAAGGACCTGTTCACCGTCCGGCTGCGGGTGCCCGGCGGCCGGATGACCGTGCCCCGGCTGAAGAAAATCGCCCAGGTCGCCGAGAAGTTCGGCGGCGAGTTTGTCCACCTTTCCGTGCGACAATCCATCGAGCTGATCAATATCAACTTCAGGGATTTCGACGCGGTGGTTGCCGAGCTGGGCGAAGGAGAGCAGAAGGTCGCCTCCTGCGGGGCGCGGGTGCGGGTGCCGACGGCTTGCGGCGGCTGCGAATACAATCCGAACGGCCTGGTTGATACCCAACGCTCCGCCCTTGAGGTGGACGAGAAACTGTTCGGCACCCCGACCGGCCATCACAAATTCAAGGTCGGCTTTGCCGGTTGTCCCTTCGATTGTCCCAAGTCGGCCACAAACGACGTCGGTTTCCAGGGGGCAATCTGGCCGGAGCTTTCGAAAGAGGAGTGTATCAGCTGCGGTCTCTGCGCCAAGTCGTGCACCGAAGGGGCCATTGCCATGGGTGATGACGGCAAGCCGGTGTTTCGCGCGGATAAATGCATTTACTGCGGCGATTGCGTCAAGGTTTGCCCGACCGAGGCCTGGAAAACCGAGAAAATCGGCTACACGGTCCGCATCGGCGGCAAGTGGGGGCGCCATCCCCTCGTCGGCACCCTGTTCGCCACTTTTGTCCCGGAAGAGCGGGTGGTGGAATTCATCAGCGAAGTCCTCGCCTGGTACAAGGAGAAAGCGGATGGGGCTGGACGGGTCAGGATCGGCGACATCATCATCAAGGAAGGCTCCGACTCGCTCTTGAGCCGCCTGCGGCCTAAATTCCCCGAATACGTGGTGGCGGAGACCATTGCGCCGCAGGTGATCGCGACCCAGATAGGGACATAG
- a CDS encoding M67 family metallopeptidase, protein MLKISKAIHDDIIAHAREGFPLEVCGILGGRDGVVSAIYRMTNTDQSNEHFMMEPKEQFAVVKGLRASGLEMLAIYHSHPETPARPSEEDIRLALTPNVSYVIVSLAEPERPVLNSFRIAAGRGEPEAVGVV, encoded by the coding sequence ATGCTGAAAATTTCCAAAGCGATCCACGACGACATCATCGCCCACGCCCGTGAGGGTTTTCCCCTTGAGGTCTGCGGCATTCTCGGCGGCCGCGACGGTGTTGTCTCCGCCATTTACCGGATGACCAACACGGACCAGAGCAATGAGCACTTCATGATGGAGCCGAAGGAGCAGTTCGCTGTGGTCAAAGGTTTGCGGGCCAGCGGGCTGGAGATGCTCGCCATCTACCACTCCCACCCGGAAACCCCGGCCCGGCCGTCCGAAGAGGATATCCGTCTGGCCCTGACCCCCAACGTTTCCTATGTCATCGTCTCCCTTGCAGAGCCGGAGCGGCCGGTGCTCAATTCCTTCCGCATCGCTGCCGGCCGGGGCGAACCCGAGGCGGTCGGGGTCGTTTAA
- a CDS encoding HesA/MoeB/ThiF family protein: MLSEEQIARYSRHIILKEVGGKGQKKLFDGRVMIIGAGGLGSPIALYLAAAGVGTIGIADADVVDLSNLQRQVIHQTKDVGIAKVLSAKEKMQAINPELKVNTYQEWISAANIADIISEYDFVIDGTDNFAAKFLINDACVLAGKPYSHGGILQFDGQTITIEPGKSPCYRCLFPAPPPKDAIPTCSTAGVIGVLPGVIGTIQATEAIKYLLGKGELLTGRLLTYNALRMRFREVPVKKSAKCPICGENPTITELKDELDALTVCDLETK, translated from the coding sequence ATGCTGAGCGAAGAACAGATTGCCCGCTATTCACGGCACATCATCCTCAAGGAAGTCGGCGGCAAAGGGCAGAAGAAGTTGTTTGACGGCCGGGTAATGATCATCGGCGCCGGCGGCCTCGGCTCGCCCATCGCCCTTTATCTGGCTGCGGCAGGTGTGGGGACGATCGGCATCGCCGACGCGGACGTGGTGGACCTGTCCAACCTCCAGCGCCAGGTGATACACCAGACCAAGGACGTGGGGATTGCCAAGGTCCTGTCGGCCAAGGAAAAGATGCAGGCGATCAATCCCGAGCTGAAGGTCAACACCTACCAGGAATGGATCAGCGCCGCCAACATCGCCGACATCATCAGTGAGTACGACTTCGTCATCGACGGCACCGACAACTTTGCCGCCAAGTTTCTCATCAACGATGCCTGCGTCCTTGCCGGCAAGCCTTACTCCCACGGCGGCATTCTCCAGTTCGACGGCCAGACCATCACCATCGAGCCTGGCAAGTCCCCCTGCTACCGCTGCCTCTTTCCCGCTCCGCCGCCCAAGGACGCCATTCCCACCTGCTCCACTGCCGGGGTGATCGGCGTGCTGCCCGGGGTGATCGGTACCATCCAGGCGACCGAGGCGATCAAGTACCTGCTCGGCAAAGGGGAACTCCTCACCGGCCGTCTCCTAACCTACAACGCGCTGCGGATGCGGTTCCGCGAGGTTCCCGTCAAGAAAAGCGCAAAGTGTCCCATTTGCGGCGAGAACCCGACCATAACCGAACTTAAGGACGAGCTGGACGCCCTGACCGTATGCGATCTGGAAACAAAATAA
- the thiS gene encoding sulfur carrier protein ThiS yields MNLTVNGKKAAIDGKDTVNIPALLAELKVEQPDYVTVELNGDILERENFEATHVKDGDSVEFLYFMGGGEH; encoded by the coding sequence ATGAATCTGACGGTAAACGGCAAGAAAGCCGCCATTGACGGCAAAGATACGGTGAACATCCCCGCGCTTCTGGCGGAACTGAAGGTGGAGCAGCCCGATTACGTGACGGTCGAACTGAACGGCGATATCCTGGAGCGCGAGAACTTCGAAGCCACCCATGTCAAGGATGGCGACAGCGTGGAGTTCCTCTATTTCATGGGCGGAGGAGAGCACTGA
- a CDS encoding O-acetylhomoserine aminocarboxypropyltransferase/cysteine synthase family protein → MTDRTVKYSFDTLLIHGGLEPGPAGATTVPIVQSSSFAQATAEELEDIFRGRKVGQVYTRVGNPTTESLEKRLALLEGGQAAIATASGMAAITTAVMTIVRSGDEILASSSLFGGTFSLFRDTLSGYGISTTFVDPTDLAAVRNGINDRTRLVFVETIGNPKMDVPDIPAIALIARAAGIPLLVDATVTTPCLARGSDLGADIVIHSTSKFINGTGSAIGGVIIDLGRFDWQSDKFPHFEPFHKKYRAFAFTARARKLIHKDFGACAAPMNSFLLAEGVETLSLRMERHCANAQKLAQFLKAHDRVRWVNYPGLEDSPHHQVAKKLYGDKFGGVLTFGLADKAAAFRFINGVRLAKNLANIGDAKTLVIHPASTICCDYGPEEKGLMGVGEEMVRVSVGIEAINDIIEDFDSALNNL, encoded by the coding sequence ATGACAGACAGAACCGTAAAATACAGTTTCGACACCCTCCTGATCCATGGCGGACTGGAGCCGGGCCCGGCAGGCGCCACCACCGTCCCGATCGTCCAGTCCTCTTCATTTGCCCAGGCTACGGCTGAAGAGCTGGAAGACATCTTCCGCGGCCGGAAGGTGGGGCAGGTATACACGCGGGTCGGGAACCCCACCACGGAAAGCCTGGAAAAGCGCCTGGCGCTTCTGGAAGGGGGACAGGCGGCGATTGCCACAGCATCGGGCATGGCCGCCATCACCACGGCGGTGATGACCATCGTCAGGAGCGGTGACGAGATCCTCGCCTCATCGTCCCTGTTCGGCGGCACCTTTTCTCTTTTCCGCGACACCCTTTCCGGCTACGGCATCAGCACGACCTTCGTCGATCCGACCGACCTGGCCGCAGTCAGGAACGGGATCAACGACAGAACCCGTCTCGTCTTCGTCGAGACCATCGGCAACCCGAAGATGGATGTGCCGGATATCCCGGCAATCGCCCTCATTGCCCGGGCGGCCGGCATCCCGCTGCTGGTGGACGCAACGGTGACGACTCCCTGCCTGGCGCGCGGCTCCGATCTGGGCGCCGACATCGTTATTCACTCCACCAGCAAGTTCATCAACGGCACCGGCAGCGCCATCGGCGGTGTGATTATCGACCTCGGCCGGTTCGACTGGCAGAGCGACAAATTTCCCCATTTCGAGCCGTTCCATAAGAAATATCGGGCATTCGCCTTCACCGCTCGGGCCAGGAAGCTGATCCACAAGGACTTCGGCGCCTGCGCCGCCCCCATGAACTCCTTCCTGCTCGCCGAGGGGGTGGAGACCCTTTCGTTGCGGATGGAGCGCCACTGTGCCAACGCCCAAAAACTTGCGCAGTTCCTTAAGGCGCATGACCGTGTGAGATGGGTCAATTATCCGGGACTTGAGGATTCGCCCCACCACCAGGTGGCAAAAAAACTTTACGGCGACAAATTCGGCGGCGTGCTGACCTTCGGCCTTGCCGACAAGGCCGCAGCCTTTCGCTTCATAAACGGCGTCAGGCTGGCAAAAAATCTCGCCAACATTGGCGATGCCAAGACCCTGGTCATTCACCCTGCCAGCACCATCTGCTGCGATTACGGCCCGGAAGAAAAAGGGCTGATGGGAGTGGGCGAGGAGATGGTGCGGGTTTCGGTTGGCATCGAAGCCATAAATGATATAATTGAGGACTTTGATAGTGCCCTCAATAACCTTTAA
- a CDS encoding Lcl C-terminal domain-containing protein produces the protein MKKIMLLCMGLFLTACAPNHSFVFLDQTAVDQGTGLVWSKNANLPGKPLLWKADDNVYSFVQKLNSDNYAGYADWRVPTKDEMAELIAYAKSLGYDKNKLETWPFQKLRQLGFIDVRDYDYWTSTRRSPEELWVADLASGQILPKSEAKPYYLWPVRGGNRSK, from the coding sequence ATGAAAAAGATCATGCTTTTATGCATGGGGCTGTTCCTCACCGCATGCGCGCCGAACCACAGTTTTGTCTTTCTTGACCAGACCGCGGTTGATCAGGGGACGGGCCTGGTCTGGTCGAAGAACGCCAATCTGCCCGGTAAGCCGTTGCTCTGGAAAGCGGATGATAATGTCTACTCCTTTGTCCAGAAGCTGAACAGTGACAACTATGCCGGTTATGCCGACTGGCGGGTGCCGACAAAGGACGAGATGGCCGAGTTGATCGCTTATGCCAAAAGCCTGGGGTATGATAAAAACAAACTGGAAACATGGCCTTTCCAGAAATTGCGGCAACTGGGTTTCATTGATGTGCGCGACTACGATTATTGGACTTCCACGCGCCGGTCTCCCGAAGAATTGTGGGTAGCTGATCTGGCAAGTGGGCAGATTCTGCCCAAGTCTGAAGCAAAACCGTATTACCTCTGGCCAGTGCGGGGCGGAAATCGGTCCAAGTAA
- the lpoB gene encoding penicillin-binding protein activator LpoB has product MRYLRSLLLCLSIAAMFLAGCATTTVQYGDAGSAKPIGTDFGSSDLQQIAEAMVDSLITFPPVAEQTSQRRPVLSVDKVKNKTMQHIDTESVTDSIRAKLIKSGKFRFIDRTTDEAAVEEIKTQQESGLVDKKTAVEFGRQIGAEFLLTANFAEIVQKAGSVTDVYYKFTMNLKNLKTGILEWSDEKEIRKISKRSMFGG; this is encoded by the coding sequence ATGCGATATCTACGTAGCTTGTTGCTCTGTCTTTCAATTGCCGCCATGTTTCTGGCCGGTTGCGCCACCACCACTGTCCAGTATGGTGATGCCGGATCGGCAAAGCCGATCGGCACCGATTTCGGCTCGTCCGATCTGCAGCAGATTGCCGAGGCAATGGTTGATTCCCTGATCACTTTTCCACCAGTAGCCGAGCAGACCAGCCAGCGGCGACCCGTTTTGAGCGTGGACAAGGTGAAGAACAAAACCATGCAGCACATAGATACGGAGTCGGTAACCGACTCGATCAGGGCAAAACTGATCAAATCCGGCAAGTTCCGTTTTATTGACCGGACCACGGATGAAGCAGCCGTAGAGGAGATCAAGACCCAACAGGAAAGCGGCCTGGTTGATAAGAAGACCGCCGTCGAGTTCGGCCGGCAGATCGGCGCGGAATTTCTGCTGACCGCAAATTTCGCTGAAATCGTGCAGAAGGCGGGCAGTGTTACAGATGTCTATTATAAGTTCACCATGAACCTGAAGAACCTGAAAACGGGCATTCTCGAATGGTCGGACGAGAAGGAGATCCGCAAGATCTCCAAACGGTCCATGTTTGGGGGGTAG
- a CDS encoding YcfL family protein, translating to MNSFLYGNRKNLLLLLFGLMTAMAPAGCSTTAGIEAAGKTGWNQDGERVLGKNVVINNSSLAGDIEIVDLKSSMVGDMMKAQVSLRSKDRDTINIQYAFDWFDMQGMEVGGSTTAWKPFILYGRETKTIQGVAPDSRGREFKLKIRENID from the coding sequence ATGAATAGTTTTCTGTATGGTAATAGGAAAAACCTGTTGTTGCTGCTGTTCGGTTTGATGACGGCTATGGCGCCGGCCGGTTGCAGTACTACTGCCGGCATCGAAGCGGCCGGCAAGACGGGCTGGAACCAGGATGGAGAAAGGGTGCTCGGTAAAAACGTGGTGATCAATAATTCCAGCTTGGCAGGGGATATCGAGATCGTCGACTTGAAGAGCAGTATGGTCGGGGATATGATGAAGGCGCAGGTTTCGCTTCGCTCGAAAGACCGCGACACCATCAACATTCAGTACGCCTTCGACTGGTTTGACATGCAGGGGATGGAAGTCGGCGGGAGTACGACCGCCTGGAAACCGTTCATACTCTATGGCCGTGAAACCAAAACCATCCAAGGCGTTGCGCCGGACTCCCGTGGCCGCGAGTTCAAATTGAAAATCCGGGAAAACATCGATTAA
- a CDS encoding COG3014 family protein, whose amino-acid sequence MPILLFILALLMISGCAGTTTFIAYPDKINPLIADLQTRKSIDFTHCFLSECKSSDMILYNMERGRIAQIVGNTDASMRDFAASMDVIREKEQKAIVSVSDIGAQAASVAVNDNAIPYEGAGYERVMLHQFQAMNYLSKNDLEGAGVEIRRANFEQEEALKRHEDELDEARKVAEEKRLENPQQVDAIKSQFSQLDEAAGKVKNSFQNAYTFYLSGFVYELANQQNDAYIDYKKALEIFPENTILQRDVIRLAMKLEMNRELEDLKSRFDPGPATGEAVTEKNAGELLVLFEDGFAPQKQEVKIYIPVPRVGLIAAAFPIYRSGWTSARPLLVTSGKEVVGSTETICDIRALAVKSLQEKIPALAIRQTIRAVAKGVAAKRADEKFGALGFFGATLWNLVSETADLRSWITLPEDAQIMRVTLSAGMHKLTLQHEGSRAEADIDVKIKPGGKTILRVVRAGDVLYNAVLVF is encoded by the coding sequence GTGCCAATTTTACTGTTCATCCTCGCCCTTTTGATGATCAGCGGCTGTGCCGGCACGACAACCTTTATTGCCTACCCCGATAAAATCAATCCGTTGATAGCCGATTTGCAGACGAGGAAATCGATTGACTTCACCCACTGTTTTTTGAGTGAGTGCAAGAGCAGCGACATGATCCTTTACAACATGGAGCGAGGCCGTATTGCCCAAATCGTCGGCAATACCGATGCCAGCATGAGGGACTTTGCCGCCTCCATGGACGTCATCAGGGAAAAAGAGCAAAAGGCAATCGTCAGCGTTTCCGATATCGGTGCCCAGGCCGCATCTGTCGCCGTCAATGACAACGCCATCCCTTACGAGGGGGCCGGATATGAACGGGTCATGCTTCATCAGTTCCAGGCAATGAACTATCTCAGCAAAAACGATCTGGAAGGTGCGGGTGTGGAGATCCGCAGAGCCAATTTCGAGCAGGAAGAGGCACTGAAGCGTCATGAGGACGAGTTGGACGAGGCCCGGAAGGTTGCCGAAGAAAAGCGGCTGGAGAATCCGCAACAGGTTGATGCGATCAAAAGCCAGTTCTCCCAGCTGGACGAGGCTGCCGGCAAGGTCAAGAATTCCTTTCAGAACGCCTATACCTTTTACCTCTCAGGATTTGTCTATGAACTTGCCAATCAGCAGAACGACGCCTATATCGATTACAAAAAGGCACTGGAAATATTCCCGGAAAACACCATCCTGCAAAGGGATGTAATCCGCCTTGCCATGAAACTGGAAATGAACCGGGAACTGGAGGATTTAAAGAGCAGATTCGATCCTGGCCCGGCAACTGGCGAGGCCGTAACGGAAAAAAATGCCGGTGAATTACTCGTGCTGTTTGAGGACGGATTTGCCCCACAGAAACAGGAAGTGAAGATATATATCCCCGTCCCCAGGGTAGGATTGATAGCAGCAGCTTTCCCCATTTACAGGTCCGGATGGACGTCAGCCCGACCGCTGCTCGTCACCAGTGGCAAAGAGGTGGTGGGGAGTACCGAAACGATCTGCGACATCAGGGCTTTGGCGGTCAAGTCGCTGCAGGAGAAAATCCCGGCCCTGGCCATCCGCCAGACAATACGAGCTGTCGCAAAAGGGGTTGCCGCTAAACGGGCAGACGAGAAGTTCGGGGCGTTGGGATTTTTTGGCGCTACACTCTGGAACCTGGTCAGCGAAACTGCCGACCTGCGCAGTTGGATTACACTTCCGGAGGATGCCCAGATCATGCGGGTCACCCTTTCGGCGGGCATGCACAAGCTCACCTTGCAACACGAGGGTAGCAGGGCTGAAGCGGATATCGACGTCAAAATCAAGCCGGGCGGGAAAACCATTCTGCGTGTGGTCAGGGCGGGTGACGTACTGTACAATGCGGTGCTGGTTTTCTGA
- the rpoH gene encoding RNA polymerase sigma factor RpoH: MPAVVDNLSLYLAEIRRFPVLSAEEEHGLAVKLYEEKDLEAAHRLITSNLRFVVKIAGEYRSYGMKMLDLIQEGNIGLMMAVRKFNPYKGFRLISYAVWWIRAYIQNHIVSTWSLLKIGTTQAQRKLFFKLNQAKSAIRSMTGGGDDLQAAALSLDVKESEAQEMDQRMRGDYFLDAEVVTGEGLTMLESLPDERRNQEELLGEAEESAILEREVAAALTCLNEKERYVIEQRVSSDEPLTLQEIADHFSISRERVRQIEEGALKKMKRALLPLATRAVA, translated from the coding sequence ATGCCGGCAGTAGTCGATAATTTGAGTTTATACCTGGCGGAAATAAGACGCTTTCCGGTTCTTTCTGCGGAAGAGGAGCACGGGTTAGCCGTCAAGCTCTACGAAGAGAAGGATCTGGAGGCGGCCCACAGGCTCATTACCTCCAACCTGCGCTTTGTGGTCAAGATTGCCGGGGAATACCGTTCTTACGGCATGAAAATGCTCGACCTGATCCAGGAAGGGAATATCGGCCTGATGATGGCGGTGCGTAAATTCAATCCATACAAGGGATTCCGTCTTATTTCCTATGCAGTCTGGTGGATAAGGGCCTATATCCAGAACCATATCGTCTCGACCTGGAGCCTGTTGAAGATAGGGACCACCCAGGCGCAGCGGAAACTTTTTTTCAAGCTGAACCAGGCCAAGAGCGCGATCAGAAGCATGACCGGAGGCGGCGACGACCTCCAGGCTGCGGCGCTTTCCCTCGATGTGAAGGAATCCGAGGCGCAGGAGATGGACCAGCGCATGCGCGGCGATTATTTCCTCGATGCCGAGGTTGTTACCGGCGAAGGTCTGACCATGCTGGAAAGTCTCCCCGATGAGCGCCGGAACCAGGAGGAACTCTTGGGCGAGGCAGAGGAAAGCGCCATACTGGAAAGGGAGGTGGCCGCGGCGCTGACCTGCCTGAATGAAAAGGAACGCTATGTGATTGAGCAGAGGGTCTCTTCTGATGAACCCTTGACCCTCCAGGAGATCGCTGATCATTTCTCCATCTCCCGGGAACGGGTACGGCAGATCGAGGAAGGCGCCCTGAAAAAAATGAAGCGGGCACTCCTGCCGCTCGCGACCCGGGCCGTTGCCTGA